The proteins below are encoded in one region of Micromonospora pisi:
- a CDS encoding DUF4012 domain-containing protein gives MRRRALITVLVVSCLLFLGVGWLGLRGWQARGHLLSAAGLARELGQQVLAGDSEQAQRTLSALQTQASAARSATGDPTWWAAGHAPYGGDDLSAVRNVAVAVDDLARHAFPALLRLDLATLVPKAGQLDLARLQAAAPELSTADTAVRQASARVDAIAGEGLQKPVREAVEQLSGELDRLGALTATARHGAVLLPPLLGTTGPRTYLVAFQNLAEPRSTGGIFGAYAVVQTENGKVKILKQGAASELGAFDQPVTKLDDNMKALYTELPGIYPADVNLTPHFPTAAALFREMYKRRTGTVVDGVLATDPVTLSYLLQAIGPVPVPKHPTLTSESAVKTLLSDAYQRIQKPRDQDKYFASAAMSVFDALLTRTVDPRSLLEALERAVTERRILFWSARADEQDDLADTRLAGVMPERETVPTVGVFLNDGTGSKLGYYLTRAAELTVGDCRPDGRRELKLRLSLGSTAPSKGLSKSVLGLQLPGDPYRNRLVAYVFTPVGGLPVNARLDGAVAPINVGTERGRKVGVLSLDIPPGKTRELEVNLLTPVTRTGAADLWLTPGATPWTTRVNPATTCEQ, from the coding sequence ATGCGTCGCCGTGCCCTGATCACGGTCCTCGTGGTCAGTTGCCTGCTCTTCCTCGGCGTCGGCTGGCTCGGGTTACGCGGCTGGCAGGCCCGGGGGCACCTGCTCAGCGCTGCCGGCCTGGCCCGCGAACTCGGGCAGCAGGTGCTAGCCGGTGACTCCGAGCAGGCGCAACGCACCCTCTCCGCGCTTCAGACGCAGGCCAGCGCGGCCCGTTCGGCCACCGGGGACCCGACCTGGTGGGCCGCCGGCCACGCACCGTACGGCGGCGACGACCTGAGCGCCGTACGGAACGTGGCCGTCGCCGTCGACGACCTCGCCCGGCACGCCTTCCCCGCACTGCTCCGGCTCGACCTCGCGACCCTGGTTCCCAAGGCGGGTCAGCTCGACCTCGCCCGACTGCAGGCCGCCGCACCCGAACTCAGCACCGCTGACACGGCCGTGCGCCAGGCCAGCGCCCGGGTCGACGCGATCGCGGGCGAGGGCCTCCAGAAGCCGGTTCGGGAGGCGGTGGAGCAGCTCAGCGGCGAACTGGACCGGCTCGGCGCCCTCACCGCCACGGCCCGTCACGGCGCCGTCCTGCTCCCGCCGCTGCTCGGCACCACCGGCCCCCGCACCTATCTGGTCGCCTTCCAGAACCTCGCCGAACCCCGGTCCACCGGCGGCATCTTCGGCGCGTACGCCGTGGTCCAGACCGAAAACGGCAAAGTGAAGATCCTCAAGCAGGGCGCCGCCTCCGAACTGGGCGCATTCGACCAGCCGGTGACCAAGCTCGACGACAACATGAAGGCGCTCTACACGGAGCTGCCCGGCATCTACCCGGCCGACGTGAACCTGACCCCGCACTTCCCGACCGCCGCCGCGCTCTTCCGCGAGATGTACAAGCGCCGGACCGGCACGGTCGTCGACGGGGTGCTCGCCACCGACCCGGTCACCCTCTCCTACCTGCTCCAGGCGATCGGGCCGGTGCCCGTACCGAAGCACCCCACGCTCACCTCGGAGAGCGCGGTGAAGACCCTGCTGTCGGACGCGTACCAGCGGATCCAGAAGCCACGTGACCAGGACAAGTACTTCGCCTCCGCCGCGATGTCGGTCTTCGACGCGCTGCTCACCCGCACGGTCGACCCACGCAGCCTGCTGGAGGCGCTGGAGCGAGCCGTCACCGAGCGTCGGATCCTGTTCTGGAGCGCCCGAGCGGACGAACAGGACGACCTGGCCGACACCCGGCTCGCCGGGGTGATGCCGGAGCGGGAGACCGTGCCGACGGTCGGCGTCTTCCTCAACGACGGCACCGGGTCGAAGCTCGGCTACTACCTCACCCGCGCCGCGGAGCTCACCGTCGGGGACTGTCGCCCGGACGGTCGACGCGAACTCAAGCTGCGGCTCAGCCTCGGCTCGACCGCGCCCAGCAAGGGGCTCAGCAAATCGGTGCTGGGACTGCAACTGCCCGGTGACCCGTACCGCAACCGGCTGGTGGCGTACGTCTTCACCCCGGTCGGCGGCCTGCCGGTGAACGCCCGGCTCGACGGTGCCGTCGCCCCGATCAATGTCGGTACGGAACGTGGCCGCAAGGTCGGCGTTCTCAGCCTCGACATTCCCCCCGGCAAGACCCGGGAACTGGAGGTCAACCTTTTGACCCCGGTCACCCGGACCGGCGCGGCCGACCTCTGGCTGACGCCGGGTGCCACGCCATGGACCACCCGTGTCAATCCTGCAACCACG
- a CDS encoding low molecular weight phosphatase family protein: protein MSSGVLMVCHANLCRSPMAEYLARELLFQQLREEAPGVPVSSAGTHAVPGYPMHPHAARLTAERGTDPELFRSRPLHADQLRTAGLILTATRSQRSTCVALAPSVLRRTFTMRQFARLASAAIDQGWPAPDGQRDPAGRLERAVAAASRARAGLQPPAQPEDDDLTDPVGHPLDEFRRCVREIERALRPAVGLIAVSG, encoded by the coding sequence ATGTCCAGCGGGGTGCTCATGGTGTGCCACGCGAACCTCTGCCGGTCCCCGATGGCCGAGTACCTCGCCCGGGAACTGCTGTTCCAGCAGCTCCGGGAGGAGGCGCCGGGCGTGCCGGTGTCGAGTGCGGGCACGCACGCGGTGCCCGGCTATCCGATGCACCCGCACGCCGCCCGGCTCACCGCCGAACGGGGTACCGACCCGGAGTTGTTCCGCAGCCGGCCGCTCCACGCCGACCAGCTCCGTACCGCCGGCCTGATCCTCACCGCGACCCGGTCCCAACGGAGCACCTGTGTCGCGCTCGCCCCCTCGGTGCTGCGGCGTACCTTCACCATGCGCCAGTTCGCCCGACTCGCCAGCGCCGCCATCGACCAGGGGTGGCCGGCGCCGGACGGTCAACGCGACCCGGCGGGACGGCTGGAGCGGGCGGTGGCCGCCGCCAGCCGCGCCCGAGCCGGTCTGCAGCCACCCGCCCAACCCGAGGACGACGACCTGACCGACCCGGTGGGCCACCCGCTCGACGAGTTCCGCCGCTGCGTACGCGAGATCGAGCGGGCGTTGCGCCCGGCCGTGGGGCTCATCGCGGTATCCGGGTGA
- a CDS encoding polysaccharide biosynthesis tyrosine autokinase → MDLRTHLSVVRQRWWLVLATVMVGLGAAGLVTVRTEPLYTSSVTFFVTTQSQGVTDAYQGGLFLQQRVKSYADLLTSDRLAQSVVADQPVGLTADEVRGRIAARVEANTVLLRATVTDSDQARSLRLTEAVAAHFVALVQRLETPPGAQEPPVKIETVSGPRVSADPVSPRPGRNLAVGGLLGLLLGIALCVLRGLIDTTVRDGSTLQQLTGSPLLGQIPWDVEALSSPLIVGTASQSARAEALRKLRTNLRFVDVHESARVIAVTSSVQGEGKSTLSCNLAISLAEAGWQVLLVDADLRRPKIAQYLGLESGIGLTDVLIGEVDVADVVQPWGDKSLLVLPGGSMPPNPSELLGSKGMADLLRALRESADIVIVDTAPLLAVTDAAVVAVQTDGVLLATRHGKTTRAQVATATEALEAVSARVLGCVLNMAKVARSDNHQYEMYRTMVSAPPPPPASTAPAQSAQEVDWPGGQLGSVGYIDDELTPRRDDPRMIDSTPTQELTRIPR, encoded by the coding sequence ATGGATCTGCGTACCCACCTTTCCGTTGTGCGTCAACGCTGGTGGCTCGTACTGGCGACGGTCATGGTCGGGCTCGGCGCCGCCGGGCTCGTCACGGTGCGAACCGAACCGCTGTACACCTCGTCGGTGACGTTCTTCGTGACCACGCAGAGCCAGGGCGTGACCGACGCCTACCAGGGCGGGCTCTTCCTCCAGCAACGGGTGAAGTCCTACGCCGACCTGCTCACCAGCGATCGGCTCGCCCAGAGCGTCGTGGCCGACCAGCCGGTCGGCCTCACCGCCGACGAGGTACGGGGGCGGATCGCCGCCCGGGTGGAGGCGAACACCGTCCTGCTCCGGGCCACTGTCACCGACAGCGACCAGGCTCGTTCACTACGGCTCACCGAGGCGGTCGCGGCCCACTTCGTCGCGCTGGTCCAGCGGCTCGAGACGCCGCCGGGCGCGCAGGAGCCGCCGGTCAAGATCGAGACGGTGAGCGGCCCACGGGTCAGCGCCGATCCGGTCTCGCCCCGCCCGGGCCGTAATCTCGCCGTCGGCGGTCTGCTCGGTCTGCTCCTCGGCATCGCGCTCTGCGTACTGCGGGGGCTGATCGACACCACCGTCCGCGACGGTTCCACCCTGCAACAGCTCACCGGCAGCCCGCTGCTGGGACAGATTCCCTGGGATGTCGAGGCGCTCAGCTCGCCGTTGATCGTCGGCACCGCGTCCCAGTCGGCGCGGGCGGAGGCGTTACGCAAGCTCCGTACCAACCTGCGCTTCGTCGACGTGCACGAGTCGGCCCGGGTGATCGCGGTCACCAGTTCGGTGCAGGGGGAGGGGAAGTCGACGCTCTCCTGCAACCTGGCCATCTCGCTCGCCGAGGCGGGCTGGCAGGTGCTCCTCGTCGACGCCGACCTGCGCCGCCCGAAGATCGCGCAGTACCTCGGGCTGGAGTCCGGGATCGGGCTGACCGATGTACTCATCGGCGAGGTGGATGTCGCCGACGTGGTCCAGCCGTGGGGGGACAAGTCGCTGCTCGTACTTCCCGGTGGGTCGATGCCACCGAACCCGAGCGAGCTGCTCGGGTCCAAGGGCATGGCGGACCTGCTGCGTGCGCTGCGCGAATCGGCCGACATCGTCATCGTCGACACCGCGCCGCTGTTGGCGGTGACCGACGCCGCGGTCGTCGCGGTGCAGACCGACGGGGTGCTGCTGGCCACCCGGCACGGCAAGACGACCCGGGCCCAGGTGGCGACCGCGACCGAGGCGCTGGAGGCGGTGTCGGCGCGGGTGCTCGGCTGCGTGTTGAACATGGCCAAGGTCGCCCGGTCCGACAATCACCAGTACGAGATGTACCGGACCATGGTCTCCGCCCCGCCCCCGCCCCCGGCGTCAACGGCGCCCGCGCAGTCGGCGCAGGAGGTCGACTGGCCGGGTGGACAACTCGGGTCGGTGGGGTACATCGACGACGAGCTGACCCCGCGACGGGACGACCCGAGGATGATCGACTCGACGCCGACCCAGGAACTCACCCGGATACCGCGATGA
- a CDS encoding DUF1622 domain-containing protein, whose protein sequence is MIRSTLVDLITAFALVTGVVTVLAVRNWRIALRLVLDLLTAASLIRLAATEHWRDLATAATIVLLRTVIGALLSTSAAPRRRGPTARRSSGRPDSAVG, encoded by the coding sequence ATGATCCGTTCGACTCTGGTTGACCTGATCACCGCGTTCGCGCTCGTCACCGGGGTGGTGACGGTGCTGGCGGTACGGAACTGGCGGATCGCGTTGCGGCTGGTGCTGGATCTGCTGACCGCCGCCAGCCTGATCCGGCTGGCCGCGACCGAGCACTGGCGGGATCTCGCCACCGCCGCCACCATCGTGCTGCTGCGTACGGTCATCGGCGCACTCCTCTCCACCTCGGCCGCTCCGCGGCGGCGTGGCCCGACGGCGCGTCGTTCCTCGGGACGACCGGACTCCGCCGTGGGGTAA
- a CDS encoding DUF1622 domain-containing protein produces the protein MSKELLRDFADVLVTAVEAIGAVVIFIGAVWAAVRFVVLGVGRRTAAVFTPVRLSLGRFLTLGLEFQLAADVLRTAIAPSFQQIGQLAAIATIRTALNFFLRREIEQEQRQVTVDGGAHDGPLPSGRQVDPTQPERS, from the coding sequence GTGTCCAAGGAGCTGCTGCGCGACTTCGCCGACGTGCTGGTCACGGCGGTGGAGGCGATCGGCGCCGTGGTGATCTTCATCGGGGCGGTCTGGGCGGCGGTACGGTTCGTGGTGCTGGGAGTGGGCCGCCGTACCGCCGCCGTCTTCACCCCGGTCCGGCTCTCACTGGGGCGTTTCCTCACCCTCGGCCTGGAGTTCCAGCTCGCCGCGGACGTGCTCCGCACCGCGATCGCGCCGAGCTTCCAGCAGATCGGGCAGCTGGCGGCCATCGCGACCATTCGGACCGCGCTGAACTTCTTCCTCCGTCGTGAGATCGAGCAGGAACAGCGGCAGGTCACGGTGGACGGCGGGGCGCACGACGGCCCGTTGCCGTCGGGGCGTCAGGTGGACCCCACGCAGCCGGAGCGGTCATGA
- a CDS encoding TMEM165/GDT1 family protein: MEGFLVALVVSFGVIFVAELGDKSQLIALTFATRFKPVPVLIGITIATALVHLASVAIGYGLGATLPTGWIALGAGVAFLGFGAWTLRGDTLTEEERAKAERTNKSAVLAVAVAFFVAELGDKTMLATITLATQHGWVGTWVGSTIGMVAADALAILVGRMLGRRLPEKVIKYGAAALFAISGLWLLLDGVQQLT, from the coding sequence GTGGAAGGTTTCCTCGTTGCTCTGGTGGTCAGCTTCGGCGTGATCTTCGTCGCCGAGTTGGGCGACAAGTCGCAGCTGATCGCGCTGACGTTCGCCACCAGGTTCAAACCGGTGCCGGTGCTCATCGGCATCACGATCGCGACCGCGCTGGTGCATCTGGCTTCGGTGGCGATCGGTTACGGCCTCGGCGCGACGCTGCCGACCGGCTGGATCGCGCTCGGCGCGGGCGTGGCGTTTCTCGGTTTCGGCGCGTGGACGTTGCGCGGCGACACGCTGACCGAGGAGGAGCGGGCCAAGGCGGAGCGGACGAACAAGTCGGCCGTCCTCGCCGTGGCGGTCGCGTTCTTCGTCGCCGAGTTGGGCGACAAGACCATGCTCGCCACGATCACCCTGGCCACCCAGCACGGCTGGGTCGGCACCTGGGTGGGTTCGACGATCGGCATGGTCGCGGCGGACGCGCTGGCCATCCTGGTCGGGCGGATGCTCGGCCGTCGGCTGCCGGAAAAGGTGATCAAGTACGGCGCCGCCGCGCTCTTCGCCATCTCCGGTCTCTGGCTGCTCCTCGACGGGGTGCAGCAACTGACCTGA
- the egtD gene encoding L-histidine N(alpha)-methyltransferase: protein MSADPLEIYLEERDLARALREDVRTGLTARPKWLPPKWFYDARGSELFEEITRLPEYYPTRTERAILAAHADEIAALTDAKTLIELGSGSSEKTRLLLDAFTRHGGLGTFVPLDVSISALRQSTAEIAAAYPGLRVRGIVGDFTHQLDRLPTGGSRLVAFLGGTIGNLLPAERADFLRGMRTALEAGDWLLLGVDLVKDPARLVPAYDDSAGVTAEFNRNVLEVVNRELGADFDPSAFEHVALWDPEREWIEMRLRACRPSRVRVLDLEVDFAEGEEMRTEVSAKFRPAGIAAELAGADFLVRCCWSDEENLFAVLLAQAG, encoded by the coding sequence GTGAGCGCGGATCCGTTGGAGATCTACCTGGAGGAGCGGGACCTGGCCCGGGCGTTGCGCGAGGACGTCCGTACCGGGCTGACCGCGCGACCGAAGTGGCTGCCGCCGAAGTGGTTCTACGACGCCCGGGGCAGCGAGCTGTTCGAGGAGATCACCCGACTGCCGGAGTACTACCCGACCCGGACCGAACGGGCCATCCTGGCCGCGCACGCCGACGAGATCGCCGCGCTCACCGACGCGAAGACGCTGATCGAACTCGGTTCGGGATCGTCGGAGAAGACCCGGCTGCTGCTGGACGCGTTCACCCGGCACGGCGGGCTCGGCACCTTCGTGCCGTTGGACGTCTCGATCAGCGCACTGCGCCAGTCCACCGCCGAGATCGCCGCCGCGTATCCGGGGTTGCGGGTGCGGGGCATCGTCGGCGACTTCACCCATCAACTGGACCGGCTGCCGACCGGGGGCAGCCGGCTGGTGGCCTTCCTGGGCGGGACGATCGGCAACCTGCTGCCCGCCGAGCGCGCGGACTTCCTGCGGGGGATGCGTACGGCGCTGGAGGCCGGCGACTGGCTGCTGCTCGGGGTCGACCTGGTGAAGGATCCGGCTCGGCTGGTGCCGGCGTACGACGACTCCGCCGGGGTCACCGCCGAGTTCAACCGGAACGTGCTCGAAGTGGTCAACCGTGAGCTGGGGGCGGATTTCGACCCGTCCGCGTTCGAGCACGTGGCGCTCTGGGACCCGGAGCGGGAGTGGATCGAGATGCGGCTGCGAGCGTGCCGTCCCAGCCGGGTGCGGGTGCTCGACCTCGAGGTGGACTTCGCCGAGGGGGAGGAGATGCGTACCGAGGTTTCCGCGAAGTTCCGCCCGGCGGGGATAGCGGCGGAGCTGGCCGGCGCCGATTTCCTGGTCCGTTGCTGCTGGAGCGACGAGGAGAACCTCTTCGCGGTGCTGCTCGCCCAGGCCGGCTGA
- a CDS encoding ergothioneine biosynthesis protein EgtC, producing the protein MCRHLVYLGPPVPLAALLFDPPHGLVHQSWAPREMRGGGTVNADGFGVAWYPATATGSDSGWQTDSGSGSAPGTGAGTGEPARYRRAIPIWADAALPALAASTRSGAVLAAVRSATVGMPVVETAAAPFSDGRWLFSHNGMVPGWPDTLVGLAAELPTRDLLTLDAPTDAALLWALVRQRLRSGTSPERAVAETVRAVADAAPGARLNLLLTDGRTAVASAAGHALSVRAGAGSTLICSEPLDDDPAWAGVPDGHLVVATIDDVHLRPIGELV; encoded by the coding sequence ATGTGCCGGCACCTGGTCTACCTCGGACCGCCGGTGCCGCTGGCGGCGCTGCTCTTCGACCCGCCGCACGGGCTGGTCCACCAGTCCTGGGCGCCGAGGGAGATGCGTGGCGGCGGCACGGTCAACGCCGACGGCTTCGGCGTCGCCTGGTATCCGGCGACCGCGACCGGTTCCGACTCCGGGTGGCAGACCGACTCCGGTTCCGGCTCCGCTCCGGGCACGGGGGCGGGCACCGGCGAGCCGGCGCGGTACCGGCGGGCGATCCCGATCTGGGCGGACGCCGCCCTGCCGGCGCTGGCCGCGTCGACCCGATCCGGTGCGGTGCTGGCCGCGGTCCGGTCCGCCACCGTCGGCATGCCGGTGGTGGAGACCGCCGCCGCCCCCTTCAGCGACGGGCGGTGGCTGTTCAGCCACAACGGGATGGTGCCCGGATGGCCGGACACCCTCGTCGGGCTCGCCGCCGAGCTGCCGACCCGGGACCTGCTCACGCTCGACGCGCCCACCGACGCGGCACTGCTCTGGGCGCTGGTCCGGCAACGGCTGCGATCGGGCACGTCACCGGAGCGGGCGGTCGCCGAGACCGTACGCGCGGTCGCCGACGCCGCGCCCGGGGCACGGCTCAACCTGCTGCTCACCGACGGCCGTACGGCGGTCGCCTCCGCGGCGGGACACGCGCTCTCCGTACGGGCCGGCGCCGGTTCGACGCTGATCTGTTCCGAACCGCTCGACGACGACCCGGCGTGGGCCGGCGTACCCGACGGCCACCTGGTCGTCGCCACCATCGACGACGTACACCTGCGACCGATAGGAGAGTTGGTGTGA
- the egtB gene encoding ergothioneine biosynthesis protein EgtB, producing the protein MTAPGSDQDLRLRIAGELERARSRSTLLTEVVDETELMRQHSPIMSPLVWDLAHVGNQEELWLVRDVGGREPVRRDIDDLYDAFKQPRKDRPALPLLRPDEARGYLTTVRSKVLDLLDGIRFDGSRLVAEGFAFGMIVQHEQQHDETMLATHQLRVGPAALSAPPPPAAAVSVSGEVRVPGSRFTVGTSTDPWALDNERPAHVVDVPEFFIDAAPVTNREYLAFMADGGYDDERWWSGPGWDHRREAGLTAPLHWRHDGVEWGYVRFGRYAPLIMEEPVVHVCFYEAEAYAAWAGKRLPTEVEWEKAARWDPSTGRSRRYPWGDADPTPEHANLGQRHLAPAPVGAYPTGASPLGVHQLIGDVWEWTSSGFEGYPGFVAFPYQEYSEVFFGNSYRMLRGGSFGTDRSACRGTFRNWDLPIRRQIFSGFRCARDPRPEETGA; encoded by the coding sequence ATGACGGCACCGGGATCGGACCAGGATCTCCGGCTACGGATCGCCGGTGAGCTGGAGCGGGCCAGGTCCCGCAGCACGTTGCTCACCGAGGTGGTCGACGAGACCGAACTGATGCGCCAGCACTCGCCGATCATGTCGCCGCTGGTCTGGGATCTGGCCCACGTCGGCAACCAGGAGGAGCTGTGGCTGGTCCGTGACGTCGGCGGTCGGGAACCGGTCCGGCGTGACATCGACGACCTGTACGACGCGTTCAAGCAGCCGCGCAAGGACCGCCCGGCGCTGCCGCTGCTCCGCCCGGACGAGGCACGTGGATACCTGACCACGGTGCGGAGCAAGGTGCTGGACCTGCTCGACGGGATCCGGTTCGACGGCAGCCGGCTGGTGGCGGAGGGCTTCGCCTTCGGGATGATCGTCCAGCACGAACAGCAGCACGACGAGACGATGCTCGCCACCCACCAGTTGCGGGTCGGGCCGGCGGCCCTCTCCGCGCCGCCGCCGCCGGCCGCCGCCGTATCCGTCTCCGGCGAGGTACGGGTGCCCGGTAGTCGGTTCACCGTGGGCACGTCGACCGACCCGTGGGCGCTGGACAACGAGCGGCCGGCGCACGTGGTCGACGTACCGGAGTTCTTCATCGACGCCGCGCCGGTGACCAACCGTGAGTATCTGGCGTTCATGGCCGACGGCGGCTACGACGACGAGCGCTGGTGGAGCGGACCGGGCTGGGACCACCGACGGGAGGCGGGACTGACCGCGCCGCTGCACTGGCGGCACGACGGGGTGGAGTGGGGGTACGTCCGGTTCGGCCGGTACGCACCGCTGATCATGGAGGAACCGGTGGTGCACGTCTGCTTCTACGAGGCCGAGGCGTACGCGGCCTGGGCCGGCAAGCGGCTGCCGACCGAGGTGGAGTGGGAGAAGGCGGCGCGCTGGGACCCGTCCACCGGGCGCTCCCGGCGCTACCCGTGGGGCGACGCCGATCCGACCCCGGAGCACGCCAATCTGGGCCAGCGGCACCTGGCGCCGGCGCCGGTCGGTGCCTATCCGACCGGGGCGTCGCCGCTCGGCGTGCACCAGTTGATCGGTGACGTGTGGGAGTGGACGTCGAGTGGGTTCGAGGGATACCCGGGGTTCGTCGCCTTCCCGTACCAGGAGTATTCCGAGGTCTTCTTCGGCAACTCGTACCGGATGCTGCGTGGGGGCTCGTTCGGCACCGACCGGTCCGCCTGCCGGGGTACGTTCCGCAACTGGGACCTGCCGATCCGGCGCCAGATCTTCAGCGGGTTCCGCTGCGCCCGTGATCCCCGGCCGGAGGAGACCGGCGCGTGA
- the egtA gene encoding ergothioneine biosynthesis glutamate--cysteine ligase EgtA has translation MDVVIPADLDTPVVLRELSDAEGYLAKICFKTGPPMLSGVELEWTVHDRDDPTQPVSSDRLRDALGPHAPSTLDPAGAQSPLPGHGTVSVEPGGQVEISSAPHRSLRALCAHTDADIEQLSQLLGAAGLTLGTSGIDPHRPPRPAVETPRYRAMRAAFDRRGPAGRTMMYSTAGLQVCVDAGTPERFGARWDAVHALGPPMLAAFATARHHAGIDTGWASARMATWFAIDPARTRPAWRSTGAGADPVNVWSAYALGAPLLCVRRPDGDWRAPAGITFRDWIGGALPEPPTVDDLEYHLSTLFPPVRARGYLEVRYLDAQPPGEWIAPVGVLAALLGDDSALNLAREACEPVLDQWDVAARHGLADPTLAGAAAAVLRVALAALDRTDLEPATRDDITHIVQRRLAAADRSTS, from the coding sequence ATCGATGTCGTGATACCGGCCGACCTCGATACGCCGGTGGTCCTGCGCGAGCTGTCCGACGCGGAGGGTTACCTGGCGAAGATCTGTTTCAAGACCGGTCCACCGATGCTCAGCGGCGTCGAACTTGAATGGACCGTCCACGACCGCGACGACCCCACACAGCCGGTATCTTCGGACCGGTTACGGGATGCCCTCGGACCACACGCACCATCCACTCTCGACCCGGCCGGCGCCCAGTCGCCGTTGCCGGGTCACGGCACCGTCAGTGTCGAGCCCGGCGGGCAGGTCGAGATCTCCTCCGCCCCGCACCGCTCGCTGCGCGCCCTGTGCGCCCACACCGATGCCGACATCGAACAGCTCAGTCAGCTTCTCGGCGCCGCCGGTCTGACCCTCGGGACCAGCGGTATCGACCCGCACCGCCCGCCCCGCCCCGCGGTCGAGACGCCCCGCTACCGCGCGATGCGGGCAGCCTTCGACCGGCGCGGTCCGGCCGGCCGGACCATGATGTACAGCACCGCCGGACTCCAGGTCTGCGTCGACGCCGGCACCCCGGAGCGGTTCGGTGCCCGCTGGGACGCGGTCCACGCGCTCGGCCCACCGATGCTCGCGGCCTTCGCCACGGCGCGGCACCACGCCGGCATCGACACCGGCTGGGCATCGGCCCGAATGGCCACCTGGTTCGCCATCGACCCGGCCCGGACCAGGCCGGCCTGGAGGTCGACCGGCGCCGGCGCCGACCCGGTCAACGTCTGGTCGGCGTACGCGCTGGGCGCGCCGCTGCTCTGCGTACGACGTCCGGACGGCGACTGGCGGGCACCGGCCGGGATCACCTTCCGCGACTGGATCGGGGGCGCCCTGCCCGAGCCGCCGACCGTGGACGATCTCGAATACCACCTCAGCACCCTCTTCCCACCGGTACGGGCGCGCGGCTACCTGGAGGTCCGCTACCTCGACGCGCAACCGCCCGGTGAATGGATCGCCCCGGTCGGCGTGCTCGCCGCGCTGCTCGGCGACGACTCCGCCCTGAACCTCGCCCGGGAGGCGTGTGAACCGGTGCTCGACCAGTGGGACGTCGCCGCCCGCCACGGTCTGGCCGACCCGACGTTGGCCGGGGCGGCTGCCGCCGTACTGCGGGTGGCGCTGGCGGCGCTGGACCGGACCGACCTGGAGCCGGCGACCCGCGACGACATCACCCACATCGTGCAGCGGCGACTGGCCGCCGCGGACAGGAGTACGTCATGA